One genomic segment of Pelagerythrobacter marensis includes these proteins:
- a CDS encoding DUF1295 domain-containing protein, with translation MPAIDAIVLGALLLLAVAWLAKMPKKTKGKAWHFTLAGIPAALFALGIAVRGGALGEALSAWFAGGLAAATLLFVTWVLGSAKRNHGFMDIAYPLAPTVVAWTAFLSSPPGTSGTGAGMAPVILSLVSLWAVRLVIQTHAQNHAEERQPYAAWRQAFGTQWSWWSLCQVYALQGVTLWLWAAPLAFAVVAHFSLVWAVVGGGVWLAGFTLQAVADRQLTRFRADPANRGKILDTGAWSIVRQPNYLGEAVMWWGYFFCALAHPFGFLTIVGPLFATWFMGFGSAGPFKEAHMRRTRGDAWKAYCQRTPRFFPWSRKTP, from the coding sequence TTGCCAGCCATCGACGCGATTGTTCTAGGGGCCCTGCTCTTGCTGGCGGTCGCCTGGCTGGCAAAGATGCCGAAGAAGACCAAAGGCAAGGCCTGGCATTTCACGCTGGCCGGCATCCCCGCCGCACTGTTCGCGCTCGGCATCGCCGTCCGGGGCGGCGCGCTTGGCGAAGCGCTTTCCGCCTGGTTTGCGGGCGGCCTGGCAGCCGCGACGCTGCTTTTCGTCACATGGGTGCTCGGCAGCGCAAAGCGCAATCACGGCTTTATGGACATCGCCTATCCACTGGCGCCGACCGTCGTTGCCTGGACCGCGTTTCTATCCTCGCCTCCCGGCACGTCGGGCACGGGCGCGGGGATGGCCCCGGTGATTCTGTCGCTGGTATCGCTCTGGGCGGTTCGTCTGGTCATTCAGACGCACGCGCAGAATCATGCGGAAGAACGGCAGCCCTATGCCGCCTGGCGTCAGGCGTTCGGCACGCAATGGTCGTGGTGGAGCCTGTGTCAGGTCTATGCCCTGCAGGGCGTGACGCTCTGGCTATGGGCCGCCCCGCTTGCCTTTGCCGTGGTGGCGCACTTTTCGCTCGTATGGGCGGTCGTCGGGGGCGGTGTATGGCTGGCGGGCTTCACGCTGCAGGCGGTCGCCGATCGCCAGCTGACCCGCTTCCGCGCCGATCCGGCCAATCGCGGCAAGATTCTCGACACGGGTGCGTGGAGCATCGTTCGCCAGCCCAACTATCTGGGCGAGGCGGTGATGTGGTGGGGATATTTCTTCTGCGCGCTGGCCCATCCCTTCGGCTTCCTGACGATCGTCGGCCCGCTGTTCGCGACCTGGTTCATGGGGTTCGGATCGGCCGGCCCGTTCAAGGAAGCGCACATGCGCCGAACCCGCGGTGACGCGTGGAAAGCCTATTGCCAGCGCACCCCGCGCTTCTTCCCGTGGTCGCGCAAAACACCTTAA
- a CDS encoding winged helix-turn-helix transcriptional regulator, whose protein sequence is MTRSPPARSPSVRALITGNPVALAHAVVGDAWTQLILREAFYGVRRFNEWSDALHIPRTVLSGRLKRLVDNKLLESVVPEGRKRAEYRLTAMGVDLFGVALMQGRWERDYAPSPMQSRYDMVFYDAASGERLDPVVLNGVGGPTIDPYQVGWEAGPGLIERDAPAQRRWRSKPPPIDRPMIDRSVKIIGDYWSWLVVGCAFFRLRRFEEILSAAGMAPNILSDRLSRLVAGGVLEKHAYQSGPERFEYRLTQSGRGLYPVVLATHGWSLRWLCDAADPPLSLIDRNTGESLHPVVCDSHTKMPIAAKATRWVMQNPASPRRAVPDAD, encoded by the coding sequence ATGACCAGATCCCCTCCCGCCAGATCCCCTTCGGTGCGTGCGCTGATTACCGGCAATCCTGTGGCGCTGGCCCACGCAGTCGTCGGCGATGCGTGGACGCAGCTCATTTTGCGAGAGGCATTTTACGGGGTCCGCCGGTTCAACGAATGGTCCGACGCCCTGCATATTCCGCGCACCGTGCTGTCGGGACGGCTCAAGCGGCTGGTCGACAACAAATTGCTGGAAAGCGTCGTGCCGGAAGGCCGCAAGCGTGCCGAATATCGACTGACCGCGATGGGGGTCGATCTGTTCGGGGTCGCGCTGATGCAGGGCCGGTGGGAACGCGATTATGCGCCATCGCCCATGCAGTCGCGTTACGACATGGTGTTTTACGATGCGGCGAGCGGGGAACGGCTGGACCCCGTGGTCCTCAACGGCGTCGGCGGCCCGACGATCGATCCCTATCAGGTGGGTTGGGAAGCCGGCCCCGGACTGATCGAGCGCGATGCCCCGGCGCAGCGGCGCTGGCGCAGCAAGCCGCCGCCGATCGATCGGCCGATGATCGACCGTTCGGTCAAGATCATCGGCGATTACTGGAGCTGGCTGGTCGTCGGCTGCGCTTTCTTTCGCTTGCGTCGATTCGAGGAAATCCTGTCTGCGGCCGGCATGGCGCCGAACATCCTGTCGGACCGCCTGTCGCGCCTCGTCGCAGGCGGGGTGCTGGAAAAGCACGCCTACCAGTCCGGCCCTGAGCGCTTTGAATATCGCCTGACCCAGTCGGGCAGGGGCCTCTATCCGGTTGTCCTGGCGACACATGGGTGGTCGTTGCGCTGGCTCTGCGATGCTGCCGACCCGCCGCTTTCGCTGATCGACCGCAACACCGGGGAGTCCCTTCATCCCGTGGTCTGCGACAGCCACACGAAAATGCCCATCGCTGCGAAGGCCACGCGCTGGGTGATGCAGAACCCCGCATCCCCTCGCCGCGCGGTTCCTGACGCAGACTAA
- a CDS encoding TonB-dependent receptor has translation MAATAQDAGNAEVDGPAEPAEDMAGESDPFTIVVTAQRREQDLNRVPISIEVLGGDKLADTGISTLEEVTLSVPNFQITQTGLTTQTYIRGIGSGNDPAFEQSVAQYVDGVSYGRAQLTRAPFFDLQRVEVLRGPQSILFGKNSTAGALNIITAEPTDMVEAGVTAIYTPVFDGVEGQAFVSGPLAPNLAGRIAVRGLSEDGFVYNTVKDRDEPQREELAGRGTLQYDSGPFKATLKGEYSTFDVTGRNLLVSQDVATRTLPNGAPLDFATALAGAGLPGVLQDTTFNYRRQADADDYDRTDFWNATLTTETELGDSLLTTVTGYLGYDRTTSVDLDFTSASILGALTRENYEQISQEVRVATPDDRTLSVVGGAYFEHNRLEYSDVTSFGPNLANLGYGVISDIGVARDFEQTSTTYAVFAQVQWRVSDRLRVIPGLRIAIDDKTASRTLVARQGAFSFDGPLVTAPTPIVVLQSALGFSLNNPGAGTGHDLSRSRSESNVVPSIALEFDVTDDVLLFGSYREGYKGFGFDARSNNNQSFGFDDEYVNAYEAGIRASFANNAASVGLTLYRSTYSDLQISQFDGTVGFNVGNAGKTRTQGAEATARYTIAPGIAFNLSAAYLDFEYLDFRRGNCAFGETPDGDVVNGVQLCDYTGERGRFTPKWNLYGGLNVDRPLFGDIRLKANADVSYTGEHNVHDNLDPAGIVDGYTMVDARIGFGTDRWTIAAVGRNLLDERFRTYAAQVPFASNVGANTQYATASRPRSVAVQLQLRY, from the coding sequence ATGGCTGCAACAGCCCAGGACGCAGGGAATGCGGAGGTTGATGGCCCTGCGGAACCCGCTGAGGACATGGCCGGAGAGAGCGATCCGTTCACCATCGTCGTGACTGCGCAGCGCCGTGAACAGGATCTCAACCGTGTCCCCATCTCGATAGAGGTGCTGGGCGGCGACAAACTGGCCGACACCGGAATCAGTACATTGGAAGAAGTGACCCTTAGCGTCCCGAACTTCCAGATTACCCAGACCGGCCTGACCACCCAGACCTATATCCGCGGGATCGGGTCGGGTAACGACCCGGCTTTCGAACAGTCGGTTGCCCAGTATGTTGACGGTGTCAGCTATGGCCGGGCCCAGCTGACGCGCGCTCCGTTCTTCGATCTCCAGCGGGTCGAGGTTCTGCGCGGGCCGCAGTCGATCCTGTTCGGAAAGAATTCCACTGCCGGCGCTCTCAACATCATTACCGCCGAGCCGACCGATATGGTGGAAGCCGGGGTTACGGCCATCTACACCCCGGTGTTCGATGGCGTGGAAGGGCAGGCGTTCGTCTCCGGCCCGCTGGCGCCCAACCTGGCCGGGCGGATTGCGGTTCGCGGTCTGAGCGAAGACGGCTTCGTCTACAACACCGTCAAGGATCGCGACGAGCCGCAGCGCGAAGAGCTGGCCGGCCGCGGGACGCTGCAATACGATTCCGGCCCGTTCAAGGCGACGCTGAAGGGCGAGTATTCGACCTTCGACGTTACCGGCAGAAACCTGCTGGTCAGCCAGGATGTCGCCACGCGCACGCTGCCCAATGGCGCGCCGCTCGACTTTGCGACCGCGCTGGCGGGGGCGGGGCTGCCGGGCGTTCTGCAGGACACCACCTTCAATTACCGCCGTCAGGCCGACGCGGACGATTACGACCGGACCGACTTCTGGAACGCAACGCTGACGACCGAAACCGAGCTGGGCGATTCGCTTCTGACCACGGTGACCGGCTATCTCGGATATGACCGCACGACCAGCGTCGACCTCGATTTCACCTCGGCCAGCATTCTCGGCGCGCTTACCCGCGAGAATTACGAGCAGATCAGCCAGGAAGTTCGCGTCGCAACGCCGGACGACCGCACGCTGAGCGTCGTGGGCGGTGCCTATTTCGAGCACAACCGGCTGGAATATTCGGACGTCACCAGTTTCGGCCCGAACCTCGCCAACCTCGGCTACGGCGTCATTTCGGACATCGGCGTGGCACGCGATTTCGAACAGACCAGCACCACTTACGCCGTGTTCGCGCAAGTTCAGTGGCGGGTGAGCGACAGGCTGCGGGTCATCCCCGGATTGCGCATCGCGATCGACGATAAGACCGCCAGCCGTACGCTCGTCGCCCGCCAGGGTGCCTTCAGCTTCGACGGCCCGCTGGTCACCGCGCCGACACCGATCGTGGTCTTGCAGAGCGCGCTCGGCTTCTCGCTCAACAATCCCGGCGCGGGCACCGGGCATGACTTGTCCCGCAGCAGATCGGAAAGCAACGTTGTGCCTTCCATCGCGCTGGAATTCGACGTCACCGACGACGTTCTGCTCTTCGGGTCCTATCGCGAAGGCTACAAGGGGTTCGGGTTCGATGCCCGGTCGAACAACAACCAGTCGTTCGGCTTCGACGATGAATATGTGAACGCTTATGAAGCCGGCATTCGCGCCAGCTTTGCGAACAATGCCGCTTCGGTCGGCCTGACGCTGTACCGTTCGACATATTCGGACCTGCAGATCAGCCAGTTCGACGGCACGGTCGGTTTCAACGTCGGCAATGCGGGCAAGACGCGGACCCAGGGCGCGGAAGCGACTGCGCGCTATACCATTGCCCCGGGCATCGCCTTCAACCTGTCGGCGGCCTATCTCGACTTCGAATATCTGGATTTCCGGCGCGGCAATTGCGCGTTCGGCGAAACGCCGGATGGCGACGTCGTCAACGGGGTGCAGCTGTGCGACTATACCGGTGAACGCGGTCGCTTTACCCCGAAATGGAACCTCTACGGCGGGCTGAATGTGGATCGGCCGCTGTTTGGCGATATTCGCCTGAAGGCCAATGCGGACGTATCCTATACCGGCGAACACAACGTTCACGACAACCTGGACCCGGCGGGGATCGTCGATGGGTACACGATGGTCGATGCCCGGATCGGGTTCGGCACCGACAGGTGGACGATCGCCGCGGTGGGCCGGAACCTGCTCGACGAGCGGTTCCGGACGTACGCCGCGCAAGTGCCTTTCGCCAGCAACGTAGGGGCGAACACACAGTACGCGACGGCATCGCGGCCGCGCTCGGTGGCCGTGCAATTGCAGCTTCGTTACTGA
- a CDS encoding SDR family NAD(P)-dependent oxidoreductase — translation MPSKALTFYGRFLPSFTRIGYVARGLPLRPPAGSLAGQRWLVTGATGGIGRAVAMRAARHGARVMAVGRDPAKLAVLARASEGIEPAQRDLSRVSENLGLAEECGSIDVLVNNVGVLATAYGTTAEGFETSYATSLLGHFALTEALIDAGKLDRAAIVNVTSGGLYNAPLDTALLNLDRGAYNGFLAYAANKRAQLALADHWAGRIGCAYAMHPGWVATAGVSDALPWMDRWLGPLLRSPDQGADTAIWLASKRPAPRPDRVWFDRAARTAHHYAHTKNAPSGIDDLLAKLQADVARAKDGQ, via the coding sequence ATGCCCTCGAAGGCGCTCACGTTCTATGGCCGCTTCCTGCCGTCGTTCACCCGTATCGGATATGTCGCCCGGGGGCTGCCTTTGCGGCCCCCGGCCGGCTCTCTCGCCGGGCAGAGATGGCTGGTTACCGGGGCGACCGGCGGCATAGGCCGGGCCGTCGCGATGCGCGCCGCGCGACACGGCGCGCGCGTCATGGCCGTGGGGCGCGACCCGGCGAAACTCGCAGTGCTGGCGCGTGCATCCGAAGGGATCGAGCCGGCGCAGCGCGACCTGTCGCGGGTATCGGAAAATCTCGGCCTGGCGGAAGAATGCGGCAGCATCGACGTGCTGGTCAACAACGTCGGCGTGCTGGCGACCGCGTATGGCACAACGGCAGAAGGGTTCGAGACGAGTTACGCCACCAGCCTGCTCGGCCACTTCGCGCTTACCGAGGCGCTGATCGACGCGGGCAAGCTCGATCGCGCCGCAATCGTCAATGTGACATCGGGCGGCCTCTATAACGCCCCGCTCGATACGGCGCTGCTGAATCTCGACCGCGGCGCCTACAACGGCTTTCTCGCCTATGCGGCGAACAAGCGGGCCCAGCTCGCGCTCGCCGATCACTGGGCCGGGCGCATCGGCTGTGCCTATGCGATGCACCCCGGATGGGTGGCGACGGCGGGCGTTTCCGATGCCCTGCCGTGGATGGATCGCTGGCTTGGCCCCCTGCTGCGTTCGCCCGATCAGGGGGCCGACACGGCGATCTGGCTTGCCAGCAAGCGGCCGGCGCCCCGGCCTGACCGGGTCTGGTTCGACCGGGCCGCGCGTACCGCACACCATTATGCCCACACCAAAAACGCCCCTTCCGGCATCGACGATCTGCTGGCCAAGCTGCAGGCGGACGTTGCCCGGGCGAAGGACGGTCAATGA
- a CDS encoding nuclear transport factor 2 family protein encodes MTTNTERVVRFFDHWHAARIDDMVAMFAPDGRFHFSATTKPPAVGHDEIRKFLTDYSDLSVTKRLRINAIAQAGPDVFYEAVEDFDLANGRRVITPYAGVVRVENGRFTDWRDYFDRATIDGQVAGEYGLPHYALELLERPED; translated from the coding sequence ATGACAACCAATACCGAACGGGTCGTACGCTTCTTCGACCACTGGCACGCGGCACGGATCGACGACATGGTCGCCATGTTCGCGCCCGATGGCCGCTTCCATTTCTCGGCCACTACCAAGCCGCCGGCGGTGGGGCATGACGAAATTCGCAAGTTCCTGACGGATTACAGCGATCTTTCCGTGACGAAGCGCCTGCGGATCAATGCGATCGCCCAGGCGGGACCGGACGTGTTCTACGAAGCGGTCGAAGACTTCGACCTCGCGAACGGACGGCGTGTCATCACGCCATATGCGGGGGTGGTGCGTGTGGAAAACGGCCGCTTCACCGACTGGCGCGATTACTTCGACCGGGCCACGATCGACGGCCAGGTGGCGGGCGAATACGGCCTGCCGCACTACGCGCTCGAACTGCTGGAACGCCCGGAAGATTGA
- a CDS encoding AMP-binding protein: MSMKPPATVLLGDFILYAIARHGTAPAFIDDRGQTSYSEFGAMVAQALARLEALGLPEGATIAQLSENCTRQYALMAAAYIGGYRSLTLHAKGGREDQAYILEDSGAAVLVGGETMIAAAIELAAMRGIACYSHEACAGAERFWPDGAPAQPLPSRAKGGAESIIRLAYTGGTTGRPKGVMLSNRALAANTVMALTRIDFPSQIRFLCPAPISHGAGSIVLPTLIRGGTVILQREFSTAGFAAAAKRHRATVSWMVPTMIGALLDDPQLPDDALESIETLIYSGAPMEPARVIEAVERFGPVFVQCYGQSEAPNTLLILDKAAHREAPDAAGTPFPFIEIELRDEQGAVVEPGEVGEICVRGQLVMSGYHARPEETAEVLDDGWLRTGDLARVGADGRYRIVGRAKDMIITGGFNVFPAEVEAIMARDPAVSSVAVFGTPDRKWGERVTALLVPRAGCDVDPDRLRAAVREAKGPVHVPKAIFTTDALPKTGLGKPDKVAMRRLYAESGG; encoded by the coding sequence ATGAGCATGAAGCCCCCCGCGACCGTACTGCTCGGCGATTTCATCCTCTATGCCATTGCCCGACATGGCACTGCGCCTGCGTTCATCGATGATCGCGGGCAGACGAGCTACAGCGAATTCGGCGCCATGGTCGCCCAGGCGCTGGCACGGCTCGAAGCGCTCGGCCTGCCCGAAGGGGCAACGATCGCCCAGCTTAGCGAGAACTGCACGCGCCAGTACGCGCTCATGGCCGCAGCCTATATCGGCGGTTACCGCTCGCTCACCCTTCACGCGAAGGGCGGGCGCGAGGATCAGGCGTATATTCTGGAAGACAGCGGCGCGGCCGTTCTGGTTGGCGGAGAAACCATGATCGCCGCTGCGATCGAGCTTGCCGCCATGAGGGGAATTGCCTGCTATTCGCACGAGGCGTGCGCCGGGGCGGAGCGCTTCTGGCCCGATGGGGCGCCCGCGCAGCCGCTTCCCTCGCGAGCGAAGGGTGGGGCGGAAAGCATCATCCGGCTGGCCTATACGGGGGGCACCACCGGGCGGCCCAAGGGCGTGATGCTGTCCAACCGCGCGCTGGCCGCCAACACCGTCATGGCGCTGACCCGGATCGATTTTCCGTCGCAGATCCGGTTCCTGTGCCCTGCGCCGATCTCGCACGGCGCCGGCTCGATCGTTTTGCCGACGCTGATCCGGGGCGGCACGGTCATCCTTCAACGCGAATTTTCGACTGCCGGATTTGCCGCCGCTGCCAAGCGGCATCGCGCCACGGTGAGCTGGATGGTGCCGACGATGATCGGGGCCCTGCTGGACGATCCGCAGTTGCCGGATGACGCGCTGGAAAGCATCGAAACGCTGATCTACTCGGGCGCACCGATGGAACCTGCCCGCGTGATCGAGGCGGTCGAGCGTTTCGGCCCGGTCTTCGTGCAATGTTACGGGCAGAGCGAAGCGCCGAACACGCTGCTGATACTCGACAAGGCTGCGCATCGCGAGGCGCCGGACGCTGCGGGAACCCCGTTCCCCTTCATCGAGATCGAATTGCGCGACGAACAGGGGGCAGTGGTCGAACCCGGCGAGGTCGGGGAAATCTGCGTGCGCGGCCAGCTTGTGATGAGCGGCTATCACGCAAGGCCGGAAGAAACCGCTGAAGTCCTCGACGATGGCTGGCTGCGCACCGGCGATCTCGCCCGCGTGGGGGCGGACGGCCGGTATCGCATCGTTGGGCGGGCAAAGGACATGATCATCACCGGCGGGTTCAATGTGTTCCCCGCCGAAGTCGAAGCCATCATGGCGCGCGACCCGGCTGTATCCTCTGTTGCGGTGTTCGGCACGCCGGACCGCAAATGGGGCGAGAGGGTCACGGCGCTGCTGGTGCCGAGAGCGGGCTGCGATGTCGATCCCGACCGGCTGCGCGCCGCCGTTCGCGAGGCGAAAGGGCCGGTCCACGTGCCCAAGGCCATCTTCACCACCGACGCGCTGCCCAAGACCGGCCTGGGAAAACCCGACAAGGTGGCCATGCGCCGCCTCTACGCCGAGAGCGGGGGTTAG
- a CDS encoding SDR family NAD(P)-dependent oxidoreductase: MAITNRTDALDRVTLVTGAGAGLGAAFAWACAAEGDTVLVNNRVHPDRPSSAAALVEDLRAAGHRAGLDEHSVEPEGAAAAIVGSAIDQFGRLDAIILNAGISGPAAKVADSDPADLRDVLNINFFANAALVQAALPHLQRSPAGRIVLVASSAGLHGLRGRAPYAASKAALIAYGRSLALELARTDIRTNVIAPYAATKMTGAQDGKGDPRLSPDRAAPAAAWLASPACDVNGQIWVCGGGTFRRAAMVEGAGGGSADADTAWLARNAEEISDLAPYREMEGGEAAFADFYASIRERD; the protein is encoded by the coding sequence ATGGCAATCACCAATCGCACCGACGCCCTCGATCGCGTCACGCTCGTCACCGGGGCAGGCGCCGGGCTGGGGGCTGCATTCGCCTGGGCCTGCGCGGCAGAGGGCGACACCGTTCTGGTCAACAATCGGGTCCATCCCGATCGGCCCAGCTCGGCAGCCGCACTGGTCGAGGATCTGCGGGCTGCCGGGCATCGCGCCGGGCTGGACGAACATTCCGTCGAGCCCGAAGGCGCGGCGGCAGCGATCGTCGGCAGCGCCATCGATCAGTTCGGCAGGCTCGACGCCATCATCCTGAACGCCGGAATTTCCGGCCCCGCCGCCAAAGTGGCGGATAGCGACCCGGCCGATCTGCGCGATGTCCTGAACATCAACTTCTTTGCCAATGCCGCTCTGGTGCAGGCCGCCCTGCCCCATCTGCAGCGATCGCCCGCCGGGCGGATCGTGCTGGTCGCATCGTCTGCGGGGCTGCATGGGCTGCGCGGACGGGCCCCTTATGCCGCATCGAAAGCCGCGCTGATCGCCTATGGCCGGTCGCTCGCGCTCGAACTGGCGCGCACCGACATTCGGACCAATGTCATTGCCCCTTACGCGGCGACGAAGATGACCGGCGCGCAGGACGGCAAAGGCGATCCGCGCCTGTCCCCCGATCGCGCCGCCCCGGCCGCGGCATGGCTCGCATCCCCCGCCTGCGATGTGAACGGGCAGATCTGGGTCTGCGGCGGCGGCACTTTCCGCCGGGCCGCAATGGTCGAAGGGGCCGGCGGCGGAAGCGCGGATGCCGACACGGCCTGGCTCGCCAGAAACGCCGAAGAGATCTCGGACCTTGCGCCCTATCGCGAGATGGAAGGGGGAGAGGCCGCCTTCGCGGACTTCTACGCCAGCATCAGAGAGCGGGACTAG
- a CDS encoding class I adenylate-forming enzyme family protein: MYVTPETRIAEYEAKGWWSGITVDTLLLQTMAGTHAPLAVIDPPNREALDGKAPQRVDWAQLDERVDRLAAALHDHGLRKDDRIVSQLPNTIDAVVTFLAAARLGLILSPVVMQYRQHELTHVFGKVEPAAFLTVFRFQDHDQAALAAKICADQDVKLMLFGAVDTAKAPGAIALDEAMLDADRAALAEYRSDNPVQAGEVLTVCWTSGTENQPKGVPRNHNHWVLNGDVMVEATAMQSGDTVLNPFPLVNIGSIGGLVMPWLRCGGTLVLHHPFDVATFLTQLQQEKVSYTIAPPAVLGALLKQPDLLAKFDLSTLRTVGSGSAPLSPWLIEGWRDRYGIEIANIFGSNEGASLFSNQHSVPDAAERARFFPRFGAEGADWEGRTAQIMKSRLVDLETEEEITAPGSVGELRLGGAMVFDGYWRAPEMSQGAFDSEGYYRTGDLFEIAGPGNRFYQFQGRSKEIIMRGGVNISPAELDDLMVGLPQIREAATVGVPDDRLGERIAVAVVPHEGESPSLTDVTAWLEEREVAIFKRPEFLVTVDAVPRNAMNKVVRDELRAIVLAKL; the protein is encoded by the coding sequence ATGTACGTCACCCCCGAAACGCGAATCGCCGAGTATGAAGCCAAGGGCTGGTGGTCCGGCATCACGGTCGATACGCTGCTGCTCCAGACGATGGCCGGCACGCATGCCCCGCTTGCCGTGATCGACCCGCCCAACCGCGAGGCACTGGACGGCAAGGCACCGCAACGCGTCGATTGGGCCCAGCTGGACGAGCGCGTCGACCGGCTCGCTGCCGCGCTTCATGATCATGGCCTGCGCAAGGATGACCGGATCGTTTCGCAGTTGCCCAACACAATCGATGCCGTGGTGACATTCCTCGCCGCGGCGCGCCTGGGCCTGATCCTCAGCCCCGTGGTCATGCAGTATCGCCAGCACGAACTGACCCATGTGTTCGGCAAGGTAGAGCCCGCCGCCTTCCTGACCGTTTTCCGCTTTCAGGATCACGACCAGGCCGCGCTGGCCGCGAAGATCTGCGCGGATCAGGACGTGAAGCTGATGCTGTTCGGCGCCGTCGATACCGCGAAGGCCCCCGGTGCGATCGCGCTGGACGAGGCGATGCTGGACGCCGACCGCGCGGCCCTGGCAGAATATCGCAGCGACAATCCCGTCCAGGCGGGCGAAGTCCTCACCGTTTGCTGGACGTCCGGCACGGAAAACCAGCCCAAGGGCGTACCGCGCAATCACAACCACTGGGTCCTCAACGGGGACGTGATGGTGGAAGCGACCGCGATGCAGAGCGGCGATACGGTGCTCAACCCGTTCCCGCTGGTCAATATCGGGTCGATCGGCGGCCTCGTGATGCCCTGGCTGCGCTGCGGCGGGACCCTGGTGCTCCACCACCCCTTCGACGTGGCCACGTTCCTGACCCAGTTGCAGCAGGAGAAAGTCAGCTACACGATCGCCCCCCCGGCCGTGCTGGGCGCGCTGCTGAAGCAGCCCGATCTGCTGGCGAAGTTCGACCTTTCAACGCTGCGCACCGTCGGTTCGGGCTCCGCGCCGCTTTCGCCCTGGCTGATCGAGGGGTGGCGCGATCGCTACGGCATCGAAATCGCCAATATCTTCGGATCGAACGAGGGGGCCTCGCTGTTTTCCAACCAGCATTCGGTGCCGGATGCGGCGGAGCGGGCCCGCTTCTTTCCCCGCTTCGGGGCTGAAGGCGCGGATTGGGAAGGTCGCACCGCGCAGATCATGAAATCGCGCCTTGTGGATCTCGAAACGGAAGAGGAGATTACCGCCCCCGGATCGGTCGGCGAGCTGCGGCTGGGCGGTGCGATGGTGTTCGACGGATACTGGCGCGCGCCGGAAATGAGCCAGGGCGCGTTCGACAGCGAAGGCTATTACCGCACCGGCGACCTGTTCGAAATCGCCGGGCCGGGCAACCGCTTCTATCAGTTCCAGGGCCGATCGAAGGAGATCATCATGCGCGGCGGGGTCAACATTTCCCCGGCCGAGCTTGACGACCTGATGGTCGGCCTGCCCCAGATCAGGGAAGCCGCGACCGTCGGCGTGCCCGACGATCGGCTGGGGGAACGCATCGCGGTCGCCGTGGTCCCGCACGAGGGCGAAAGCCCCAGCCTCACCGACGTGACGGCCTGGCTGGAGGAACGCGAAGTCGCCATTTTCAAGCGGCCCGAATTCCTCGTGACGGTCGATGCCGTGCCCCGCAATGCGATGAACAAGGTGGTTCGCGACGAACTGCGCGCCATCGTCCTGGCAAAACTGTGA